A region from the Aegilops tauschii subsp. strangulata cultivar AL8/78 chromosome 5, Aet v6.0, whole genome shotgun sequence genome encodes:
- the LOC109786289 gene encoding uncharacterized protein encodes MLMRRLGASDFRGVRERHFGAFSFEIWFGEKRLIVGTFDTAEEAARAHDAAAWSLLRPRRDMNFPDVSSQRAQDLAPLPLLFTDEDRCVHRRRQRRIAIAEMDVEAMVVWRERFPQDIVDERQFYKQRRTERDAKRTERAGYREDKRARKQAAQLKMKLRETSGWDFEDDQHADAYIQTSEEDITESESESDE; translated from the coding sequence ATGTTGATGCGCCGCCTGGGCGCTTCGGATTTTCGCGGAGTCCGCGAGCGCCACTTCGGCGCCTTCTCCTTCGAGATCTGGTTTGGCGAGAAACGCCTCATCGTCGGCACCTTCGACACCGCAGAGGAGGCGGCCCGCGCGCACGATGCGGCGGCGTGGAGCCTCCTGAGGCCTCGTCGGGATATGAATTTTCCTGACGTGTCGAGCCAGCGGGCGCAGGATCTCGCGCCTCTCCCGCTGCTtttcaccgacgaggatcgttgTGTCCACCGGAGGCGGCAGCGTCGCATCgccatcgccgagatggacgtgGAAGCCATGGTGGTGTGGCGCgaacgcttcccgcaggacatcgtCGACGAGCGCCAGTTCTACAAGCAAAGGAGGACGGAGAGGGATGCGAAGAGGACGGAGCGAGCCGGCTATCGGGAGGACAAGCGTGCGCGGAAGCAGGCCGCTCAATTGAAAATGAAGCTACGAGAAACGTCGGGTTGGGACTTCGAAGACGACCAGCATGCTGACGCCTACattcagacgtcggaggaggacattaccGAGTCGGAGTCGGAAAGCGACGAGTAG